Proteins co-encoded in one Synechococcus elongatus PCC 6301 genomic window:
- a CDS encoding cupin domain-containing protein, whose protein sequence is MERPEVSDRGNLLHNLPLSAIAEQFIPLVQGDRCRIEQIISTGQVSPPDFWYDQDETEFVLILQGEAELECEGAAPQRLRVGDWRILPPHCRHRVNYTQADPPTIWLAVFYPAATGT, encoded by the coding sequence ATGGAGCGTCCCGAAGTAAGCGATCGCGGCAATCTCTTGCACAACCTACCCTTGTCTGCGATCGCAGAGCAATTCATTCCGCTGGTGCAGGGCGATCGCTGCCGGATTGAGCAGATTATTTCGACTGGCCAGGTATCACCACCTGACTTTTGGTACGACCAAGATGAGACCGAGTTCGTGCTGATTCTGCAAGGTGAAGCCGAGTTGGAATGCGAAGGTGCAGCACCCCAACGGTTACGAGTCGGAGATTGGCGAATTTTGCCACCGCACTGTCGCCACCGCGTCAACTACACCCAAGCGGATCCTCCAACCATTTGGCTGGCAGTTTTTTATCCCGCTGCAACTGGCACTTGA
- a CDS encoding pseudouridine synthase, producing MAERLQKILSQLGVASRRQAEQWIQQGRVTINGRVAEIGQQADLKRDRIHLDGKRLRPKHRPEARYLLLHKPVGVVSTCRDPQRRRTVIDLVDPEFRPGLHPVGRLDTDSSGLLLLCNDGELTYQISHPRFHIEKTYRVWVEGHPPASVLEHWRSGVWLDDYQTLPAGVRILHDRAESTLLEVILHEGRNRQIRRVAEQLGHPVLRLTRVAIGPLRLGSLQPGEYRSLTAAEVYRLRQLAQGT from the coding sequence ATGGCCGAACGGCTGCAGAAGATTTTGTCGCAATTGGGTGTCGCCTCCCGACGACAGGCGGAACAGTGGATCCAACAAGGACGAGTTACGATCAATGGCCGCGTCGCTGAAATTGGCCAGCAGGCTGACCTCAAGCGCGATCGCATTCACTTGGATGGCAAACGGCTACGCCCCAAGCATCGGCCCGAGGCCCGTTATCTGCTGCTCCATAAACCTGTGGGTGTAGTCTCCACCTGCCGTGATCCGCAGCGGCGGCGCACCGTCATTGATCTCGTCGATCCAGAATTTCGGCCGGGGCTGCATCCGGTGGGACGGCTGGATACCGATAGCAGCGGCTTGCTCTTACTCTGCAATGACGGCGAACTGACCTATCAAATCAGCCATCCCCGCTTTCACATCGAGAAAACCTATCGCGTTTGGGTCGAAGGTCATCCGCCAGCCTCGGTGCTAGAGCACTGGCGATCGGGGGTTTGGCTAGACGACTATCAAACGCTGCCGGCAGGTGTGCGAATCCTGCACGATCGCGCTGAATCGACGCTGCTCGAAGTGATTTTGCACGAAGGCCGAAATCGGCAAATTCGTCGGGTTGCCGAGCAGTTGGGGCATCCAGTTTTACGCCTGACCCGAGTCGCGATCGGGCCATTGCGTTTGGGATCGTTACAGCCAGGGGAGTATCGTTCTTTAACGGCGGCCGAAGTTTATCGCCTCCGTCAGCTCGCACAAGGAACCTGA
- a CDS encoding HAD family hydrolase: MLQLLDYDAIIFDFGGVILDLDYQSTRRAFEELCGCDWHALYSQQQQTALFDDFETGRIDPATFRDSLRQLLGQDLSDRAIDTAWNAMLGGVPLVHVEFLEQLRSQRPIFLLSNTNAIHQEAFEQRFIDDHGDRHSSLPALFEQAYYSHHLGDRKPHASIFQTVIDRHQLDPSRTLFLDDSPQHLEGAKQAGLHTAWIPSGQLLEQVQL; encoded by the coding sequence ATGCTTCAGCTCTTGGACTACGACGCCATCATCTTCGACTTTGGTGGCGTGATTTTGGACTTGGACTATCAGTCGACTCGCCGTGCCTTTGAAGAACTCTGTGGCTGCGACTGGCACGCTCTTTACAGCCAGCAGCAACAAACGGCCCTGTTTGATGACTTTGAAACCGGTCGCATCGACCCAGCCACTTTTCGGGATAGTCTCCGCCAGTTGTTGGGTCAAGACTTGAGCGATCGCGCCATCGATACGGCTTGGAATGCCATGCTCGGCGGCGTGCCGCTGGTGCATGTCGAATTTTTAGAACAGCTGCGATCGCAGCGTCCAATTTTTCTACTTTCCAATACAAACGCCATCCATCAAGAAGCTTTTGAGCAGCGCTTCATTGACGATCATGGCGATCGCCACAGCAGCTTGCCTGCGCTATTTGAGCAGGCCTATTACTCGCATCACTTGGGCGATCGCAAACCCCACGCCAGCATTTTTCAGACTGTGATCGATCGTCATCAACTCGACCCTAGCCGCACGCTTTTCCTAGATGACAGTCCTCAGCATCTTGAAGGAGCTAAACAGGCCGGATTGCACACGGCTTGGATTCCCTCAGGGCAGCTCTTAGAGCAAGTTCAGCTCTGA
- the purU gene encoding formyltetrahydrofolate deformylase, translated as MKRPTATLLISCPDQQGLVARISNFIFANGGNIIDADQHTDFEAGLFLSRIEWELTGFNLDRELIGPAFEAVARPLGAQWQLHFSDRKPRLSLWVSKQDHCLLDLLWRQQAGELDAEIPLIISNHDKLRPIAEQFGIDFLHLPITRETKAEQEARQLAAIADYGIDLVVLAKYMQALSSEFLAQFPQVINIHHSFLPAFAGANPYQRAYERGVKIIGATAHYVTPDLDEGPIIEQDVVRVSHRDDADDLVRKGKDLERIVLARAVRLHLQHRVLTYRNRTVVFA; from the coding sequence ATGAAACGCCCCACCGCTACGCTGCTGATCTCCTGTCCTGATCAGCAAGGTCTCGTCGCCCGCATTTCCAATTTCATCTTTGCGAATGGTGGCAACATTATTGACGCCGACCAGCACACGGATTTTGAGGCGGGGCTGTTCCTGAGTCGGATTGAGTGGGAACTCACTGGATTTAACCTCGATCGCGAGTTAATTGGCCCTGCGTTTGAAGCGGTCGCTCGCCCCTTGGGAGCGCAGTGGCAATTGCATTTTTCCGATCGCAAACCACGGCTTAGTCTCTGGGTTAGCAAGCAGGATCATTGCCTCCTCGACCTACTGTGGCGACAGCAAGCCGGAGAACTGGATGCAGAAATTCCACTGATTATTAGCAATCACGACAAATTACGTCCGATCGCTGAACAATTTGGTATTGATTTTCTTCATTTGCCCATTACTCGCGAGACGAAAGCAGAGCAGGAAGCTCGCCAGCTAGCAGCGATCGCTGACTATGGGATTGATCTCGTGGTGCTCGCGAAATACATGCAAGCTCTGAGTTCTGAGTTCTTGGCTCAGTTTCCCCAAGTAATTAATATTCACCACTCCTTTTTGCCTGCTTTTGCCGGTGCCAATCCTTACCAACGGGCCTATGAGCGAGGCGTCAAAATTATTGGAGCCACAGCTCACTATGTAACGCCCGATTTAGATGAAGGGCCAATTATTGAACAAGATGTAGTGCGGGTTAGTCATCGTGATGATGCTGATGATCTCGTTCGTAAAGGCAAGGACTTGGAGCGGATCGTCCTAGCGCGTGCGGTGCGTTTACACCTGCAACATCGGGTGCTGACTTACCGGAATCGCACCGTTGTGTTTGCTTAA
- a CDS encoding helix-turn-helix domain-containing protein, whose protein sequence is MPERVYIQGMVRRYADALGLDGQQYADELRALIALPISRSDRPSDQPLGRLRTWQWYLLYLLFVLLAINGLSWLMRRAALQGVNLQQPIPALPVEEFLPPPAPAPRPPQQQAQPLDAAPANLTEQLRQIPTTSAPVQ, encoded by the coding sequence TTGCCCGAGCGGGTCTACATCCAGGGGATGGTGCGCCGCTATGCCGACGCCCTCGGTCTCGACGGCCAGCAGTACGCCGATGAGCTGCGAGCACTGATTGCCTTACCTATCTCTCGCAGCGATCGCCCCAGTGATCAGCCACTCGGTCGCCTGCGAACTTGGCAGTGGTATCTGCTCTATCTGCTCTTTGTGCTGTTAGCCATCAATGGTTTGAGCTGGTTGATGCGCCGTGCCGCCCTGCAAGGGGTGAACTTGCAGCAGCCGATTCCGGCCCTGCCAGTCGAGGAGTTTTTGCCACCACCGGCTCCAGCTCCCCGGCCACCTCAGCAGCAGGCCCAGCCCCTCGATGCAGCGCCTGCCAACTTAACTGAGCAATTACGTCAAATTCCGACAACGTCAGCACCAGTGCAGTAA
- the fumC gene encoding class II fumarate hydratase — MTETANQRRESDSMGEVLVPTDRYWGAQTQRSLHYFSIGQDRMPIEVCHALAIAKKASALANRDLGVLSAEKADLIAQAADEIIAGQLDDHFPLYVWMTGSGTQANMNVNEVIANRAIEMAGGVLGSKTPIHPNDDVNRSQSSNDVFPTAMHIAAAQAIGRQLLPSIERLEQSLQAKVDEWQGIVKIGRTHLQDAVPLTLGQEFSGFVAMLAENRQRLHNALQELYPLALGGTAVGTGLNAPTGFDVAVADYIAQLTGLPFVTATNKFAQIGAHDAFVALSGSLRGLAVSLYKIANDIRLLACGPRCGFNELSLPANEPGSSIMPGKVNPTQCEALAMVAVQVMGYDAAVAFAGASGYLELNVYKPLMVYNVLESIRILSDASDNFRRFTVEGMTANTDQINTYLERSLMLVTALTPAIGYDQAAKVAKYAFEKNLSLKEACLELGCISSEEFDRWVDPAQLV; from the coding sequence ATGACTGAGACTGCGAATCAACGCCGTGAAAGCGACAGCATGGGTGAAGTGCTGGTGCCCACCGATCGCTATTGGGGTGCCCAAACTCAGCGATCGCTGCACTATTTCTCGATCGGTCAAGATCGAATGCCCATTGAAGTCTGTCATGCTCTGGCGATTGCGAAGAAAGCCTCTGCCCTTGCCAATCGAGATTTGGGTGTTTTATCGGCAGAAAAAGCTGATCTGATTGCTCAAGCTGCTGATGAAATTATTGCAGGTCAACTAGATGACCATTTCCCGCTTTATGTCTGGATGACGGGCAGCGGCACGCAAGCCAACATGAACGTTAATGAGGTGATTGCCAATCGGGCGATTGAAATGGCTGGGGGTGTACTTGGGAGTAAAACACCCATTCATCCCAATGATGATGTCAACCGATCGCAGTCCTCGAATGATGTCTTTCCAACCGCAATGCATATTGCTGCAGCTCAAGCGATCGGCCGGCAACTACTGCCCAGTATCGAACGACTAGAACAGAGTCTCCAAGCCAAAGTTGATGAATGGCAAGGCATTGTCAAAATTGGCCGGACCCACCTGCAAGATGCAGTGCCATTAACGCTGGGTCAGGAGTTCTCCGGTTTTGTGGCCATGCTAGCTGAAAATCGTCAGCGCCTACATAATGCTTTGCAAGAACTCTATCCCCTAGCTTTGGGTGGAACAGCGGTTGGTACTGGTCTGAATGCGCCGACTGGATTTGATGTTGCAGTCGCTGATTACATCGCGCAATTGACAGGACTTCCGTTTGTCACGGCAACCAATAAGTTTGCGCAAATTGGTGCCCATGATGCATTTGTTGCTTTAAGTGGCAGCTTGCGAGGACTAGCAGTCTCGCTCTACAAAATTGCTAATGATATTCGCTTGCTAGCCTGCGGGCCACGCTGTGGTTTTAACGAGTTGAGTTTGCCTGCAAATGAGCCTGGTTCATCAATCATGCCCGGCAAAGTGAATCCGACTCAGTGTGAAGCGTTAGCAATGGTTGCCGTGCAGGTCATGGGCTATGACGCTGCGGTCGCTTTCGCTGGGGCTAGTGGTTATTTAGAACTGAATGTCTATAAGCCGTTGATGGTTTATAACGTTCTGGAATCCATTCGAATTCTCTCGGATGCTAGTGATAACTTCCGACGTTTCACCGTGGAAGGAATGACAGCGAATACCGACCAAATCAATACTTACTTAGAGCGATCGCTGATGTTAGTGACAGCGCTGACCCCTGCGATCGGTTACGACCAAGCAGCTAAAGTAGCCAAGTATGCTTTTGAGAAAAATCTCAGCCTCAAGGAAGCGTGTCTAGAACTGGGTTGTATTAGTTCTGAAGAATTCGATCGCTGGGTGGACCCAGCCCAATTAGTGTGA
- a CDS encoding anthranilate synthase component I family protein — translation MIYPDFATFASLAEQGNFIPVYQEWVADLDTPVSAWYRICRDRPYSFLLESVEGGEHLGRYSFLGCDPLWVLEARGDRTTRRFRDGSEEVFSGDPFAALKQCLAPYQPVHLPQLPSGVGGLFGFWGYELMRWIEPRVPVHSGGENDLPDGCWMQVDSLMIFDQVKRRLYAIAYADLQAEPDLHRAYALACNRVQELVNRFQGSLSASDRQLPWLPPQSAPSRPVDYQSNTTQEQFCANVLTAQDYIRAGDIFQVVLSQRLTTHYSGDPFDLYRSLRLINPSPYMAFFRFGDWQLIGSSPEVMVKAEQDPHQSDRQVATVRPIAGTRPRVRTAPEDAALATDLLADPKEVAEHVMLVDLGRNDLGRVCEKGSVRVDELMVIERYSHVMHIVSNVVGLLDRDRDAWDLLRATFPAGTVSGAPKIRAMEIIHELEGCRRGPYSGAYGYYDFEGQLNTAITIRTMIVQAEGSGHRVSVQAGAGVVADSVPIKEYEETLNKARGLLEAIRCLQPPQVPVAAG, via the coding sequence ATGATTTACCCGGATTTTGCAACGTTTGCCAGCTTGGCTGAGCAAGGCAACTTCATTCCGGTCTATCAAGAGTGGGTCGCGGATTTGGATACGCCGGTTTCGGCTTGGTACCGCATTTGCCGCGATCGCCCCTACAGCTTTTTGCTGGAATCAGTCGAAGGGGGTGAGCACCTGGGTCGCTATAGCTTTTTGGGTTGCGATCCACTCTGGGTGCTAGAAGCGAGAGGCGATCGCACAACTCGTCGGTTTCGGGATGGCTCGGAAGAAGTCTTTAGCGGCGATCCCTTTGCAGCCCTCAAGCAATGTTTAGCGCCCTATCAGCCGGTGCATTTGCCGCAACTGCCCTCGGGCGTCGGCGGACTGTTTGGCTTCTGGGGCTATGAGCTGATGCGCTGGATTGAGCCACGCGTCCCGGTTCACAGCGGCGGCGAAAACGATCTGCCCGACGGCTGCTGGATGCAGGTCGATAGCCTGATGATTTTCGATCAAGTCAAGCGTCGGCTCTACGCGATCGCTTATGCGGATTTGCAAGCCGAACCAGATCTGCATCGCGCTTACGCGCTGGCCTGCAATCGTGTGCAGGAACTGGTCAATCGCTTCCAAGGATCACTGAGCGCCAGCGATCGCCAACTGCCGTGGCTGCCGCCTCAATCGGCACCGTCTCGTCCCGTCGATTACCAAAGCAACACCACCCAGGAGCAATTCTGCGCCAACGTACTGACAGCACAGGACTATATTCGCGCCGGCGACATCTTCCAAGTCGTGCTGTCGCAACGGCTAACGACGCATTACAGCGGCGATCCCTTTGATCTCTATCGATCGCTGCGGCTGATCAATCCTTCCCCCTACATGGCCTTTTTCCGCTTCGGCGACTGGCAGTTGATCGGCTCCAGTCCAGAAGTGATGGTCAAGGCTGAACAGGATCCACACCAAAGCGATCGCCAAGTGGCCACTGTCCGCCCGATCGCGGGGACTCGTCCTCGGGTGCGCACTGCACCAGAAGATGCCGCCCTTGCAACGGATCTGCTGGCTGATCCCAAGGAAGTGGCCGAGCACGTCATGCTGGTCGATCTCGGTCGCAATGACCTAGGCCGTGTCTGCGAGAAAGGCAGCGTCCGCGTCGATGAATTGATGGTGATTGAGCGCTACTCCCACGTCATGCATATTGTCAGCAACGTGGTGGGCCTACTCGATCGCGATCGCGACGCTTGGGATTTGCTGCGGGCAACTTTCCCAGCAGGGACGGTCAGCGGTGCGCCCAAGATTCGCGCTATGGAAATCATCCATGAATTGGAAGGCTGTCGGCGCGGACCCTACTCCGGCGCCTATGGCTACTACGATTTTGAGGGTCAGTTGAATACGGCAATCACGATCCGCACGATGATCGTTCAGGCAGAAGGGAGTGGCCATCGTGTCAGCGTGCAAGCAGGGGCTGGTGTCGTCGCTGATTCTGTGCCAATCAAGGAGTACGAAGAAACCTTGAACAAGGCGCGGGGTTTACTGGAAGCGATCCGTTGTCTACAACCGCCTCAAGTGCCAGTTGCAGCGGGATAA
- a CDS encoding tetratricopeptide repeat protein, with product MLARLGARLAIGVMVLGSPAIVSVSAQPAQAAVPNPELSRLLDAGSEAVKQRRWAEALGLYQQAQLIDGQDARIASAIGYLYTELGDFRQAALSFERAIAMDSQTAAFAFGAATAYANLGEYAAAERYYEQSLRLDNKRAEAYRGLATVQQRRGNLVGAINTYQRWQQLEPNNWQPRNEMGKIYLQQRQFTNALQVLQAATRLAPREADIYSNLAIAQLGLNNPRAALTSLQSSISLDPRNPRTLLKAGDIYLVLGDREAANRNYRRAFELNRNSAKTLDRYTQILLDQGDATLATVYLRDALRLEPRNPDFHLRLGLAYLARGLKPEARSSLNQAALLYQQRGDSNGQQQAAAALRQL from the coding sequence ATGCTTGCTCGTCTTGGAGCCAGACTGGCGATTGGCGTGATGGTACTGGGTAGCCCCGCGATCGTCTCTGTTAGCGCTCAGCCTGCTCAAGCTGCTGTCCCTAATCCAGAACTGAGTCGCCTCTTGGATGCTGGCAGCGAAGCGGTGAAACAACGGCGCTGGGCTGAGGCATTAGGGCTGTATCAACAAGCCCAGTTAATCGATGGTCAAGATGCTCGTATTGCCTCTGCGATCGGCTATCTCTACACCGAACTCGGAGATTTTCGCCAAGCAGCCCTTTCTTTTGAACGGGCGATCGCAATGGATAGTCAAACTGCTGCGTTTGCCTTTGGAGCAGCTACGGCCTATGCCAATTTGGGTGAGTACGCAGCCGCTGAACGCTACTATGAGCAATCGCTGCGATTGGACAACAAGCGAGCCGAAGCCTATCGAGGCTTAGCCACCGTTCAGCAACGGCGGGGCAATTTAGTGGGTGCAATTAACACCTACCAGCGCTGGCAACAACTTGAGCCGAACAACTGGCAACCCCGCAATGAAATGGGGAAAATTTATCTGCAGCAGCGCCAGTTCACGAACGCGCTACAAGTATTGCAAGCTGCAACACGACTGGCCCCTCGTGAAGCAGATATCTACTCGAATTTGGCGATCGCTCAACTCGGGCTGAACAACCCTCGGGCTGCCCTAACATCTTTACAATCCAGTATTAGTCTTGATCCCCGTAATCCTCGCACGCTGCTCAAAGCAGGAGATATCTATCTGGTTTTAGGCGATCGCGAGGCGGCAAATCGTAACTATCGTCGCGCTTTTGAACTCAATCGCAATTCTGCTAAAACTCTCGATCGCTATACTCAAATCCTGCTTGATCAAGGAGACGCAACACTCGCTACAGTCTATCTTCGCGATGCCTTACGTCTTGAGCCCCGCAATCCGGACTTTCACTTGCGGCTAGGACTTGCTTACCTAGCACGCGGTTTGAAACCAGAAGCAAGATCATCACTTAATCAAGCGGCGTTACTCTATCAACAAAGAGGCGATTCTAACGGACAACAACAAGCGGCAGCTGCACTGCGACAGCTCTAG
- a CDS encoding sensor histidine kinase, with amino-acid sequence MAAWEFALGLLTASLWRWARKWRSPVKVKPMLAAVSSLEPQLEQITTDLRDRDRLLEDLPVSFLLLDADNLVLEANRSARVLLALPPEDYCRPLLEVVRSYELDRLVARCRAANAPQTDRWTLTPVNPDPLQVVPQTPRPVQGQAIPLSNGQIGVLIEDRQELVDLAQQRNRWVPDVAHELKTPLTSIRLLAEALRDRLQDEPQVWVDRLLGETQRLGQLVQDLLELSRLEQGPSGLQKLEAVDLVALLTSVRNSLEPLAEPLRLGWAYQGPEQGFVRGDRQRLFRLWLNLVDNAIRHSPSGGCLYVELRQRGDTWICDLYDDGPGFADADLSYLFERFYRGDPSRVRPAAASSSSPGSGLGLAIARQVVEAHQGRISARNHPVTGGAWLRVQLPQEPSLTPALKIGTGRRSG; translated from the coding sequence ATGGCTGCATGGGAATTTGCACTCGGTCTCCTCACGGCCAGTCTTTGGCGCTGGGCTCGCAAATGGCGATCGCCCGTCAAGGTTAAGCCGATGCTGGCGGCTGTGAGTTCCCTGGAGCCTCAGCTCGAGCAGATCACAACGGATCTCCGCGATCGCGATCGCCTACTAGAAGATCTGCCCGTTAGTTTCCTGTTGCTAGATGCCGACAATCTGGTGCTGGAGGCCAATCGCTCCGCTCGGGTCCTGTTAGCCCTACCACCCGAGGATTACTGTCGTCCCCTACTAGAGGTGGTGCGCTCCTACGAGCTCGACCGCTTGGTGGCCCGCTGTCGGGCGGCCAATGCCCCCCAAACCGATCGCTGGACCTTGACCCCAGTCAACCCCGATCCGTTGCAGGTAGTTCCCCAAACACCACGCCCTGTGCAGGGTCAGGCAATTCCCCTCAGCAATGGTCAGATTGGAGTGTTGATCGAAGACCGGCAGGAGCTGGTGGACTTGGCACAGCAACGTAACCGCTGGGTCCCGGATGTTGCCCATGAGTTGAAAACGCCCCTGACGTCGATTCGCCTATTGGCAGAAGCCCTGCGCGATCGCCTTCAGGATGAACCGCAGGTTTGGGTCGATCGCTTGTTGGGCGAGACCCAACGGCTTGGGCAGTTGGTGCAGGATCTGCTGGAGTTAAGCCGGCTGGAGCAGGGGCCAAGTGGCTTGCAGAAGCTCGAAGCAGTGGACCTTGTCGCCCTGCTGACCTCGGTGCGCAATAGCTTAGAGCCGCTGGCAGAACCGCTGCGACTGGGTTGGGCTTATCAAGGGCCAGAGCAGGGATTTGTGCGGGGCGATCGCCAAAGGCTTTTTCGTCTCTGGCTCAATCTAGTGGATAACGCCATTCGCCATAGTCCCAGCGGCGGCTGTCTCTATGTAGAACTACGGCAGCGCGGCGACACCTGGATCTGCGATCTCTACGACGACGGCCCTGGCTTTGCCGATGCCGATTTGTCCTACCTCTTTGAGCGTTTCTATCGTGGCGATCCCTCACGCGTGCGACCAGCAGCAGCGAGTTCTAGCAGTCCCGGTAGTGGCTTGGGTCTGGCGATCGCACGGCAGGTCGTCGAAGCCCACCAAGGGCGAATCTCGGCGCGCAATCATCCCGTCACCGGCGGGGCTTGGCTGCGGGTACAACTGCCCCAAGAACCATCCCTCACCCCTGCGCTTAAGATCGGAACTGGACGTCGCAGCGGCTGA
- a CDS encoding aspartate kinase produces MALIVQKYGGTSVGSVERITAVAQRIAQTVAAGNQVVVVVSAMGHSTDELLKLANGISANPSRRELDMLLATGEQVSIALLSMALHEQGCDAISMTGAQVGIITEAHHSRARILEIDPQRLQSQLDAGRVVVVAGFQGIASSDRTALTEITTLGRGGSDTSAVALAAALNADRCEIYTDVPGILTTDPRLVPEAHLLEEITCDEMLELASLGASVLHPRAVKIARNYGVRLVVRSSWTQEPGTGVVAPPRRSDRSLQGLEIGRPVDGLALDTDQAKVALLHVPDRPGIAASLFGEMAQRGVNVDLIIQSIHEGNSNDISFTVSQADLEKAEAGTTQLLADLGGEQQSEAAVAKVSISGVGIVGRPGIAAQMFSALAQGGINIQMISTSEVKVSCVIAAADQQRAIAALQESFELEEAIAATATDACTTDLPAVRGVALDRDQARLAILNVPDLPGMAATIFQILADRQISVDMIIQSQRGRIHNGQPCRDIACTLPPADAELAAAALQAFADQHGCSLEIQTEIAKVSIVGSGMVQQPGVAAQMFAALANHGINIHMIATSEIKVSCIVDASQAVEALQTVHAAFGLASDRRIEVPA; encoded by the coding sequence ATGGCTTTGATTGTTCAAAAATACGGCGGAACCTCGGTTGGCAGCGTCGAACGGATCACGGCGGTTGCCCAACGCATTGCCCAGACGGTTGCTGCTGGCAATCAAGTCGTGGTCGTAGTTTCGGCCATGGGTCACAGCACGGATGAGCTGCTGAAGCTGGCCAATGGGATCAGTGCTAATCCTAGTCGCCGCGAATTGGACATGCTGCTGGCGACGGGCGAACAAGTCTCGATCGCGCTGTTGAGTATGGCCCTACATGAACAGGGCTGCGACGCGATTTCGATGACCGGCGCGCAGGTTGGGATCATCACAGAAGCACATCACAGCCGTGCCCGAATTCTGGAAATTGATCCGCAGCGGCTGCAAAGCCAACTCGATGCCGGTCGGGTGGTTGTCGTCGCGGGGTTCCAAGGCATTGCGTCTAGCGATCGCACAGCGCTGACGGAAATTACGACACTGGGACGGGGCGGTTCCGATACGTCAGCCGTCGCTTTGGCCGCAGCTCTCAACGCCGATCGCTGCGAAATCTATACCGATGTCCCCGGCATCCTGACCACGGATCCGCGCTTGGTACCCGAAGCGCATTTGCTCGAAGAGATCACTTGCGACGAAATGCTAGAGCTGGCCAGCTTAGGTGCGAGTGTACTTCACCCTCGTGCCGTAAAAATTGCCCGCAACTATGGCGTCCGTTTGGTCGTGCGCAGCAGTTGGACGCAGGAACCGGGGACGGGTGTCGTTGCGCCACCACGCCGCAGCGATCGCTCGTTGCAAGGGCTCGAAATTGGTCGCCCCGTCGATGGCCTGGCGTTAGATACGGATCAGGCCAAAGTGGCATTGCTGCATGTGCCCGATCGCCCCGGGATTGCTGCCAGCCTGTTTGGCGAAATGGCGCAGCGCGGCGTCAATGTTGATTTGATCATCCAGTCGATTCACGAAGGCAATAGCAACGACATCTCTTTCACGGTCAGCCAAGCGGATCTGGAGAAGGCAGAAGCGGGCACCACCCAACTGCTCGCGGATCTGGGTGGCGAACAACAGTCGGAAGCCGCTGTCGCCAAAGTCAGTATCAGCGGCGTTGGGATCGTCGGTCGCCCCGGCATTGCGGCTCAGATGTTCAGCGCTTTGGCGCAGGGCGGCATCAACATTCAGATGATCTCGACCTCTGAAGTCAAAGTGAGCTGTGTGATTGCGGCAGCGGATCAGCAACGGGCGATCGCAGCCTTGCAAGAGAGCTTTGAACTGGAAGAGGCGATCGCAGCCACTGCTACCGATGCCTGTACGACCGATTTACCTGCAGTGCGCGGCGTGGCCCTCGATCGCGACCAAGCCCGTTTGGCGATTCTCAATGTGCCAGATCTACCGGGGATGGCGGCTACGATCTTCCAAATTCTGGCCGATCGCCAAATCAGCGTTGACATGATTATCCAATCACAGCGCGGCCGCATCCACAACGGTCAGCCCTGTCGTGACATTGCCTGCACGCTGCCACCGGCTGATGCCGAGCTAGCGGCGGCAGCGCTACAAGCCTTTGCGGATCAACACGGCTGCAGCCTGGAAATTCAGACTGAGATTGCTAAGGTCAGCATTGTCGGTTCGGGGATGGTGCAACAACCTGGGGTAGCAGCACAGATGTTTGCAGCCTTAGCCAACCACGGCATCAATATCCACATGATTGCCACATCGGAAATTAAGGTCAGTTGCATCGTGGATGCCAGCCAAGCGGTTGAGGCTTTGCAAACCGTTCATGCAGCTTTTGGTCTCGCAAGCGATCGCCGGATTGAAGTGCCTGCCTAG